AGGTCGCCGGTGCTTTCCTGCACCTCCTGCGCCTCGATGTTCCGGTTGAAGGGTATGGTGGCGTAGAAGCCGTCCTCGTAGATGCGAATGGCGAGGATGTGCGCCATGTCCAGGGTCAGGTCGTAGAAGTAGTCGGCCATGCCCATCCGCGTGAAGGCGGCCCTGAGCTGGTCGATCGCGTTGTTGCTTCCGATCCACGCCCCGGCAAGGCAGGAATCCATGGCGGTGCCGGGCGGCGGCGGACACGGAACCTGCGCGGCCGCAGGCGAAACGAGGAAACACGAAGCCGCCAGAACGCCGTTGCGGAGAAGCCGCGCGAGCGAACCGAATGGCGATCCTTCAACGAATTTCACGGACATGTGCGATTGCTCCTTCCCGATCAAAAGACATTCGACAAGCCATATGCCCGGCCCCGCATTTCATGGGGCACATCCCCGCGCGAGCCCGGGCAATGCGCGCGCACATTAGCAAAAGACCGCGGTTGCGGGCAAAAGACGGCGGTCGCGTCTTCCGCAGGCCGGCGCCGGGCGCGGGGACCCGCGTTTCAGAGATCCTTCGGCTTCAGGAAATCAAGCAGGCGCGCGCCGCGGGAACCGAGCGCGGACCAGGGGCCTTCGAAGGCGAAGCGGGCCAGCGCGGCGGTGGGAAACTTCCGACGCATGCGGGCGAGCGCCCGCGGATCGGAGCCGGGGGCGGCAAGCAGGGCGGCGCATTCCTCCAGCCCCGGATTGTGGCCGATGACGAGGACGGTCTCCGGTGTCGTGTCGAGCGCGCGCAGCAGGGCGAGGATCTCCTCCGGGGCGGCCATGTAGAGCGACGGTTCGAGGCGGGGCTCGACCGGCGCGGGCAGGGCGGCGGCAAGCAGCGCCCAGGTTTCGCGGGCACGCGCGGCAGGCGAGACGAGGGCAAGGTCCGGCAGCCAGCCGCGCTCCGCCATGAGGCGGCCCATGGCCGGGGCGGCCTCGCGGCCGCGCCTGGCCAGCGGCCGGTCGAAATCCTCAAGCAACGGATCGTCCCAGGACGACTTGGCGTGGCGGAGGAGAAGGAGCGTGTTCATGGAACCGCTGTCTTTATCGCCGGTACGCCTTCCGCCCGCAAGGGGGCGGCATGGCGGCGTCAGGCGGCCGCGGCGGACCGCCCGGCATTCGCCTGCAGGTTCTTGCGGATGCGGTAGGCCTCCAGCAGGGCGAGCGGAACGAAGTGAATCAGCGCCGGGGCGAAGTCGTTGTGCACGAAGATCCAGTGGAGCAGGGTCAGCACGGCAGCCGGATAGACCCAGCGCTGCAGCGGCTTCCACCATTTCATCAAGGCGCGCACCGAGGCGTCGTTGCTGGTGACCGCCAACGGTACGAAGATCGCGAAGGCGGCCCATCCGGTCCAGATGCCGAGCTCGAAAAACTCGCGGGCCATGGCGGAGAGCGATCCGGTGTCGACGATGTAGAGCAGGGTGTGGAGTGCGGCATAGCCGAAGGCCGCGACGCCGAACCAGCGGCGCTTGCGCACCATCCAGAAAGCCCACCTGGCCTTCGGAAACAGCATGCGAAGCGGCGTCGCCAGCATGGCAACGATCATGAAGCGGGCGGCGAATTCGCCGGTGGGATGGAGCAATTCCTCCAGCTCGCCGCCGGATACGAGCCCGGACATCATGGGAACGGCGGGAAGGGCCAGCAGCGCCCAGACGAACCAAGGGGATCCCGCGATGCGGGTGACGGCGGACATTGACGCTCTCCAATGGGTTATGCTGCTCCGCAAATAAGGATGCGGCACCAAAGATCAAATTAAATCGCGGTAACCTGCGAGCGCCGACAGTCCATTATACCGGCGCGCGGCGCGGGAACCTCACCCCGGAGATCATCAGCACGGCGAGGGTCGCCAGCACGAGGCCCGCCAGCTGCGGCAGCGTCAGCGTCTCGCCGAACATGAGGAAGGCGATGACCGAGGTGCAGGCGGGCACGAGATAGAACAGGCCAGAAACGCTGGACACCGCGTTCTGGCGGATCAGCAGCATCAGCAGGAAGATCGCGCCGATCGACAGGACGAGGACCAGCCAGCCGAGCGCGAAGACGAATTTCGGCGTCCAGTCGATTACCCTTGTCTCGAATGCGAGCGACCCGGCGCCGATCAGGGCGAGCGCGCCGACATATTGCCAGATCGTGCCGGCGAGCAGGTCGGTGCCGGTGGCGAAGCGCTTCTGCCAGAGCGTTCCGGCGGTGATGCCCAGCAATGCGCAGACCGTCGCGGCGACGGTCGCGACGGTGATGCCGCTTCCGATGGCGAGTGCGCCGCGCAGGCCCGGCTCGAGGACCAGCAACGCGCCGGCGAGGCCGAGGAAAAGCCCCAGCCAGTGGCGGGTCGTCAGCCGTTCGCCGAGCAGCGGGCCCGCGAAAAGGGAGGTGAGCACCGGCTGCAGCGAGACGATCAGCGCGGCGACGCCCGCCGGCATGCCGTGGCGGATCGCCCAGAAGACGCCGCCGAGATAGGCGCCGTGGATGAGCATGCCCGCGACCATGGCGTGGCCGCGCTCGGCCCAGCCGCGCGTGCGCCGCCCGGCGACAAGCGCGACGGGCCACAGCAGTGCCAGGACGATCAGGAAACGCAGGGCGAGGAAGGTGAACGGCTCGGCATCGTCGGCGCCGAGCTTGGACCCGATGAACCCGGTCGACCAGAGCAGGACGAAAACGACGGGGGCTGCGCGTTGAAGCATGGGCGGGTTTCCGGGATCTCTGGCGTGCCGGGAACCCGGCAGCGGCTCACTTGGCAGGCGCGGGGGAGGGTGTCAATCGGGGGATGCCATCGGGCCAGCGAACCATTGGCCTAGTGATGACTGCTGATTGGGCGACCAACAATTGTCGAAAGTCGCCATTCAACCCTTAAAAATATTTGTGCGATGCCAGCCGAGGTATTCTGGATGAGGCTGAAGTCGAGGGTCTGATGGTACGCGGGCCTTTAGATCCTTGTTTAAAAGATGCGAGACATCGTGGTTTAGCTGCCGTGAACGAAGAATCGTAAAATCGTCTGCTAGAGAGAGCAGGCCTCGGTCGAACATCCAATGGACGGTTCCAGAAAGAGCGATGCCATTTCGTACCCAATCATTGCCACCTTTTTCTACAGGGCGGATATGAGCAGCTTCAACTTCCGGACGTCCCCGCCCGTTGATTAGGCGCAATCCGGTAAATGCGCATGTTCGATCATAGGCTATGCGCACATGCTTTCTGAATTTACGATCACGCCATTTGCGCCGAGTAATTTGCTCTAGGATTGGGCGGTCATATGGCTCCCCCGCTAAAGCGGATTGCGGTGGCTCTTGAAATATGTCGTCTGAATAGGGCTCGCTGCCATCTTCATCCATGTTGTCATAACGATCAGGCCATTCATCAGGCTCCGAGAGGCCGGCTCGCACGATCGCTGCAAACTCGGATTCTTCTAGGCTTCTGACTGCTTGTACTTTGTAACCGTTGTTAATTACACCGTCAGGTTGCACGAGGCGCTTTTCGAAGCCACCTCCTTCCTTGTATTCTACCGGCCTGTCAAAATCTAAGTAGTTTTCCAATAGAGCATAATAGTGCCGTTCGCGTGCGGGATCTGGGGTGACGTGGCTAACTTTAGCGATCCCTGTGTAGAAGCGACCGGGCATTCCTTGCTCGGGCCCGTAGTAGACCATCCAGTCGCCAATGACGCGTTTAACTCGTGACAAGTAGATGTGAGGGAAGTGATACCGCTCTCCTTGAACGTCATCGTAGCGGCTGTCCGGCTTGTGATAGAAAACTGCTTTCACCAAGATGCACTCGTTGTATTTGTATTGCTCAGATTAAATCAATTGTGAAAACCATCCCCGCCGATATGCGTCCCGAAAGCGGCTGATCAATTCGGCTGATGTGCACTCGGACTCACCCTCGTCGGTCGCAACGAATTTTGTGAATTCATGCAGCCAATGGTCATCTTCGGTCATGGGCAAGTCAAGCAGGTGGGGAAGTCCAACCTCGGTCGGTACGAACCATTCTCCGTCGAAAAGGAAGGGCTTCAAATCCTCTTTCCGCAGCTTCCCTTCCACGATGAACTCGCCCCATCGCTTGTAGTTCGACGCATCGCGATAGAGATACTCGACACGTGTACGGGTTGGCATCGATCTCTCCCAAGCAGAGGTCTCAGGAAGGGTAGGCTTCAGAATTCATAATTGCATATCGCGCCGATTTCCAGCGTGCCGAATGGGGCGGTGTCCGTTTCTCGATCCGCCAAACTTCCGAGGCATTTTGGCAATCGATCGACGTAATTTCGCCGCCATTGCGGAGCGCCGGAACAGATCGAACGTTTCCCCTCAGAACGCCTGTCTCCCCGCCTCCCGTTTCCCCCCGGTTAAGGTTAACAAAATTCGGTTCCCGAAACGGGTGACGTTGCGTCATCGGTTAACCCCATCGCAAGCCGCAAGGGGGATGGTCGGAGTTCCTAGCGAGGTGGGTTATGAACGCTATCGTCATCTTTTCGGCCTTCCTGCAAGGCCTCGGCATCGTCGCGGTCGTGGTGCGTCTGCACGAGATCATCGTCACGCGCTGCGGCGGCGCATTTTGCGAAAGGTGTGCCGTTTCGGCGACCTTCATCGCAGGCGTGCTGGTCACGATGGCGTTTCCGCTGCAATTCGCGACGGGGATCGTCATAGACCTGCGTCACGTGTTCCTGATTCTCGCCGCCTCCTATGGCGGCTGGCCGGCCGCGCTGCTGACCGCGGCGGCGGCCGCGGGCTTCCGGATATGGGAAGGCGGCGTGGGGTTGGAGGCCGGACTGGCAGGCATCCTCATCTCGACGGCAATCGGGCTCGGCATCGCGCAGGTCAACAAGACACGCGACATCTCGTTCGCCTGGCTCGGCGTGCTCGGACTCGCCTCCTCCGTTTCGCTTGCGAGCGTATTCCTCCTGCCGATGGACGTGGCCATGTCCGTGCTCGGCACGATCGGCCTGCCCCTGGTTCTCATCAACCTGATCGGTGTCATGATCGCCGGCGGGTCTCTCAACAAGTATCGCAGCCGGGTCGTTCGCGAGGAAGAACTGGTGCGCGACACGGCGACGGACCCGCTGACAGGGCTTGCCAACCGGCGCGCCTTCGACGTGAAAGGCCCGGAAATGGCCGCCGCGGGGCTGGAGAAAAACGGCCGCTACGCGCTGGTCGTGGTCGACATCGACAACTTCAAGGGCATCAACGACGCCTTCGGCCATGCCAGCGGCGACAAGGTGCTGCGGCAGGTCTGCGACATCATCGCGGCCAATGCACGTGCCGACGACCTGGTCGCGCGCTACGGGGGCGAGGAGATGGCCCTCGTGCTGCCGGGCTGCGACCTGACACGCGCCCGAAACCTGTCGGACCGCATCCGCGCAAGCGTGGAGGCGGCGGTGGTGGAAATCAAGGGTATAAGGATGACGGTCACGGTCAGCGTCGGCTTCACGGTCAATGACGATCCGGACAAGAAATTCCTGAAGGTCTTCGAGGAGGCCGACGCGGCGCTATACCGCGCCAAGGATGCGGGCCGCAACCGCGTCGAGATGGCGCTCGCCGCCTGACGGCGACACCTGCCTTCCTGCCTCCATCCGGCGCCACGGCGCGATCCTGTGACGGAACGCACACCCTGCCTTTGCCGTTATGCCTAGCATGACGGAAAAGGAGGCAGCGGAGTGAACCCGCTGCAGGGCTGATGACCAGACACGATCCGAACCGGAATTTTCGCACAGTGGCGCGCTTCCGTACCGAATGCAGGGCCGAGGCACGCGACCTGCGCCATGCGCTCTTCCTGACGGTTCTCGCCGCCACCATGGTTGCCATCGCAGCGCTGGCCGGTGCCGGGAAAGCGGCGGCAATGCAGCTCAACGGGGCGGCAGCGAAGGCGCCGCGCGTGCTCGCCTATGCCGAGCCGATGCCGCAGCGTTTCGGACACGCGGCGGAAATCCTGCTCCACGACGAGGAACACGAACTCAACGATGCCTGGATGGGCATGACCGCGGTTTCCGCCGACGGTGTCGTGCTGGGCTATGTCAGCGACGCCTTCGTGGCCGGCGACGGCTCGCTTGTCGAGCTGGTCATCGAGCCGTCCGGCGAGGCAGGTGCCCCGGCGACGGCTGTCCATCTGCCGGCGCAGTTCGCCGAACTGGGTGCGCTGGCCGTGGCGGTGTCGCTCGATGCCGGCGCGGTGGCGCTTCTGGAGCCGGCGACCGAACTCGCCGCGCTCGGCGAGTAAGGCGGAATTAACCCGCCGTTAACGGTGTTTGCCAACCGGGCATTTACCCTGATCGCATAGGCTTCCGTCCGGGGACGTGACCGGATGGAAGATACCATGAAGCGCAAGCCGCTGGCGGCACTTGCCGCCCTTATCGCCGGCGCGACGGCCGTCGCGTCCTGCACGCTGGACGATCTCGCACCCGTGCCGATGGCCGAAGTGCCGCAGCCCTTGCCGACATACGCGCAGGTTGCCGCCGCGTCAGCGCAACCCACCACGATGGGCGTTTACTCCGAACCCGGGCCGTTGCCGGCCGGCGCCGTGCCGGTGCCGAGTGTCGCCGAACCGGTGCAGGAGGCACCGCAGACGGCGGCCATAAGGCCGGAACCGGTGACGCTGGGCTTTCCCTCCGTCTCGCTGCCGCGCCTGGATGGCGGCAATTCCGGCGGCGGGATGCCGGCCGAGGAAGTGGCGTGCCGCAAGCGCCTGAAGCGGATGGGCGTGTCCTTCACGGACCTGCCGCGAATCCGCGACTCCGCATCATGCGGCATCGACTGGCCGGTCAAGGTGACGACGCTCGGCCGCTCGATCAAGCTGACGCCAGCGGCGACGCTCAATTGCGCCATGGCCGAGGAGGCCGCGCGCTGGGCGCAGAAGGACCTCGCGCCGGCCGCGCGCACGCGCTACCTTTCCGGCGTTGCCGAGATCCGGCAGATGTCGTCCTACTCGTGCCGGCGCATCGCGGGATCGCGCACATTCTCCGAACACTCCAAGGGCAACGCGCTGGACATCGGCGCGATCCGGCTGAAGAACGGCCGCGTCATCGTGGTGCACAAGCCCGGTCTGCTCGCGTTCCGGGAGCGATCCTTCCTGCGCAGCATTCGCGGCCAGGCCTGCGACCGGTTCGGAACGGTGCTCGGGCCGGGCTACAACCGCGACCATGCCGACCATCTCCACCTCGACCTGAAGGAACGCAGCCGTACCGCCTGCCACTGAAGAGGGCAGCGCGGGAAGCAAGCCGGATCGTGACCGTTGGACAGCCAAGCAGAAATCCGGAGCGACACCGCACGCGGCAATGCCGCGAAAGTAGCCGGGATTCTTCCGTCGATGCGCTGGCTGTTCGCGATGCTGGTGCCGCTGGCGGCGTTCAAGGGCGCCCAGGTCTTCATCGCTCCGCCGACCGCCGACGAAGCCTATTACTGGCTGTGGGGCCAGCACCTCGCGCTGTCCTACTACGATCATCCGCCGCTGGCCGCATGGCTGCAGCGGCTTTCGGCGGAGCTGTTCGGCTGGAACCTCTTCGCCCTGCGTGCGGCGCCATTGGCCAGTTTCGCGGGCTGCCTGTGGATCCTGTGGTTCTGGGCGAAACGCCTGGCCGGACAGGAACACGCGATGCGGGCCTTCCTGGCGGGAACCGTCGCCTGGCTGTCGATGCCGATGCTGATGCGGTTCCAGTCGATCGCCCACCAGGACCATCTGCTGGTATTCTTCGGTATCGCAACGGCCCATTTCTGGGCGCTGTTTCTCTCCGGACATGAGGCGGGGCGGCGCGCATGGCGGTACTATTACGCGGGCTGCATCGCCCTCGGGCTGGCCGGCCTTTCGAAATACAACGCCGTCTTCATCGGGCTCGGCTTCGCGGCATGGGCGCTGTTCTCTGCCAGGGGGCGTCGTCTGCTGGCCTCGCCGCATCCGTGGATCGGCGCGGCAATCGCCGTGGCCATGCAGGCGCCGGTGATAGCCTGGAACGTGGAGCAGGGCTGGCCCAGCTTCCGGTACAATCTCGACGAAAGGATCGGGTACTCCAACTTCGACAGTCCGGCAGGCAATCTGGGGATATTCCTCTACTCGTCCCTGCTGATGTTGTCGCCGGTGATGGCGGTCGGGCTCGCCCGTTTCGTCACAGGAGGGGGGCTGATACGGACCTCGTTCGAGTCCGTCGGGCGTGCGGTGTTCACGGTCTCCACGCTGATAACAATTGCGCTGTGCTTGTCGAACACGGTTCTGCACTACTGGAACCTGCCGGCCTACCTGTTCCTGCTGCCGGCAGCGGTATTCTACCTGCGCAGCCGCATGGAGTTCACCCTGCATGCGCTGTACGGGATACTGATGGCGATATGGTTTGTCGGGATGCACGCGATCTATCCGGTCTACAAGGTCAATGGCGGAGACCTGCGTGACAACGACATTTCCTTCGGGCTCGACGAAATCGCGGCGATCGTCGAAGAGGAGGAAGCGCGACTCGGTGCCGACATGGTGATGACAACGGATTACCGGACTGCCTCGTTGCTGTCGTTTGCCGCAAAACGGCTCGATATCGAGAAGATCGGCCGACGTCGCGACCAGTTCGACTTCTGGTTCGATCCCTCCGCCCACAAGGGGCAGAATGCGCTGGTGCTGGTCGACGACTACCTGCCGGAACAGGAACTCGTTACGGAGGTGTTCGAGAAGGTGACACCGATCCGTGAATTCACGATCCGGCGCCATGGCCTGGACATTCACACCTACCGGCTGGTCTGGGCCGAGAACTACTCCGGTTCGGGGCCCCACTAGCAGCACGGCGGAACCGCAGGAAAGGCGGGGCTGGCTAAACGCTGCCATTCGGGGCATGCTGGGGAGGGGGAACGTCATTTGCCGAAGGGAGGTAGGCCAATGCGTTGCTTTTCCATTCTCGGTCCGTCGCAGTCGGGCAAGTCCACGCTGGCGAACAGGCTTGCCGCGCTGGAAGGCGGCGGGGAAAGCCTGACCACGCCGAACGGGCTGGGCGTCACAGAATTTTCCTTTCTCGGCGAGACATGGTGCGCGCTTGACACGCCGGGCTCGGTGGAGGCGATCGCGCAGACGCTGGATGCTCTCCTTGCCAGCGACGCCTGCATATTGTGCGTTTCGCCCGACCCCAACGAGGCGGTGCTGGCCGCACCCCATCTGAGGGCCATCGAGGCCTCGGGCACGCCGTGCACCCTGTTCATCAACCGGATCGACGAGCCGAAGGGGCGCGTGCGCGATATCATCGCCGCGCTGCAGGACTACAGCAACCATCCGCTGGTGATGCGGCAGGTGCCGATCCGAGAGGGCGAGCGGATCGTCGGCGCGGTCGACCTGATCTCCGAACGCGCATGGCGCTACCGCGAGGGTCGGCCCTCGACGCTGGTGCAGATCCCCGAAGAGATGGCGGAGCGCGAGCACGAGGCGCGGGCGGAACTGCTGGAACACCTTTCGGAGTATGACGACCGGCTGCTCGAGGAACTGATCGAGGACCAGGAGCCGGCCAGCGAGGAGGTCTACGCGATCTCGGCGCGGGTGCTGGCGGAGAACAGGGTGATCCCGGTGATGGTGGGGGCGGCCGGCAACAACAACGGCATGATGCGACTGATGAAGGCGCTGCGCCACGAGGCGCCGCCCGTCGACGTGCTGCGCCGGCGCCTTGCCGGGCAGACGGGCAGCGGGGACAGGGCGCCGGCGGCGGCCTGCCTGCATGCCTTCCACCGGACGGGCATCGGCAAGACCGTGCTGCTGCGCGCGCTGGAAGACGGGGTGAAACAGGGCACGCAGGCAGGCGGCTACGCGCTCGGCGCGCTGCGGGGCGCGGCGTCCGACAAGACGCTGGCCGGGGCCATGCAGAAGGCGGGGCAGGTGGTCGCAGCGGTCAAGTCCGACCACCTGACGGTGCCGTCGCTGGTGACCGCGGACGATGCCATTGCGGCGCCGGACTGGGCCGAGGCGCCCGCGCCGATGCTGGAGCGGATTCTCGTGCCCGAAAACGAACGCGACGAGACCAAGCTGTCCGGCACGCTGCAGAAGATCGCCGAGACGGACCAGGGGCTGGCCGTGCGCCAGGAGGAGGGCACCGGCGCACAACTGGTGGCCGCGCAGGGACCGCTGCACATGCGCCAGATCGTCCGCACGCTGGCGGAGGTGTTCAACGTCCCGGTGTCGGAGCGGCCGCCCAGCCCGGCCTATCGCGAGACGATCACGCGGACGGCCGAAGTGCATTACCGCCACCGCAAGCAGACCGGCGGGGCGGGGCAGTTCGCGGACGTGAAGCTGACCGTGCGTCCGAATGCGCGCGGCGAGGGGTTCACCTTCGCCGAAACGGTCAAGGGCGGCGCGGTGCCGCGCAACTTCATCCCGGCCGTCGAGGCCGGGGCGCGGGAGGCACTGGCCAGGGGCCCGCTCGGATTCCAGGTCGTCGATGTCGCCGTGACGCTGACGGATGGCCAGCACCATTCGGTCGATTCAAGCGATTTCGCCTTCCGCGCAGCGGGGCGGATGGGCGTTGCACAGGCGCTGGCCGACGCGGGGGCGGTGCTGATGCAGCCGATCTACCGGGTGGAAATTCGCGTGCCGTCCGTGTTCTCGGGAAGCCTGGTGCCGATCGTTTCCGCGCTCAAGGGGCAGGTGCTCGGCTTCGACCGCGACGAGGACGCCAGGGGATGGGACATCTTTCGCGCGCTTATGCCCGGCCACGCGCTGGACGAGCTGGCGCATTCGCTGCGCTCGGCGACGCAGGGTATCGGCTGGTTCTCGAAATGCTTCGACCATTTCGAGGAACTCTACGGCAGGGAAGCCGACGCCATCGTGCGGGCGCACGGCGCGGGAAAGGCGGCCTAGTTGCTATCCCAGGCCGGCGGCCTTGCGCAGCGCGGCATTCATTCGGCCCTGCCAGCCGGGCCCCTCGTCCTGGAAAAAGGCCAGAACATCACTGTCGATCCGCAGCGTGACGGATTCGCGGGCGGGCGGTGGCGCGGTGCGCGCGGTCGGGGCGGGTACGTCGGAGGGTTTTGTCGTTGCGGCCTTGAACAGGGATTCCGCCCTGTCGCGGGCGCTCGCCGTTCGGCGTGGCGGGTAGGCCATGATGGATTTTCCTCGAGATTGCTTGCCCGAACATAACATTTCAAACGTTAAGGTTTCTCCGGGGACGCGAAATGTCGGGCATCTTCCTGCCAAGCGTGGCCGAACATGATGTCGATTTTGCGGTCGGGATACCCCGTCAGCGGCGGACCGGAGTCGGCTTGCCGTCGGCATCGAGCGCAACCATGACGAAGCGGGCGTCGGTGACCTTCTCCATGACGTGACTGAGATAGCGCTGCGCCCAGGCCTCGACCAGAAGCACCATGGAGGTGCGGCCGATACGCTCGACATCGGTATAGATGCACAACGTGTCGCCGACCTTGACCGGCATGGCAAATGACATCTCGTTGACGGCGGCCGTGACGACGCGACCGCCGGCAATCTCGGCGCCGCGAATGCCGGAGGCGAGATCCATCTGCGCCATCACCCAGCCGCCGAAAATGTCGCCCGCTGCATTGGTGTCGCCGGGCATGGCGAGGGTGCGGAGCGTCAGTTCACCTTTCGGGGTATCGGCGGCGGTGGCTTTGGTCATGGGCGGTGCGCTTCTTTCGGGATGGCCTGATCGGACGGCGCCCATCATGTCCATTTCCGGCCGCCGCGCAACAGGCTCATCGTGCCGATCGGGGGCGGATGTCCACGAAGAGTCCGAATTCGGGGTCGATCCCGTGTTCGAGCATAAAGGCTCGCGGGTCGAAGCCGGTCTCGGCGTAGAAGGCCTTCGCCCTGGTGCGGGCGTTTTCCATGGCGGCGCGGTCGCTCCATTCGACGATGGTCATGATCGTGATGAACCCGTCCTCGCGATGCGATTCCGCGATGCGGTTGAACAGGCATCCCGATTGCTTCGCGAGAAAGTCTCGAATGACTGCGAGGCGCTGGAGAAACGCTTCGCGCGCGATTTCGGGCACGACGAAGCGGTCGACGCGGTAAAGGCTGTCGGCGGGTTTCGTTTCGGTAGGTTTGAGGGGCATCGGGTCACCTTTCGATCCAGTCGGTGACGCGAAAACTAGAACCTCAAGCATGGTTGAGGTCAAGAGGGAAACTCTCCGCCGAACACCACAAAGCCGACAGGTCATGTCGCCGAACAAGCGGACGAAGAAAGGCGGGCTGCCATAGCCTTCGTGCCACTTTCAACGGGGTAGCGCATTCCATGCCCGAGACAATCCGCGCGGCGGTATGCCGCGAATTCGACAAGCCGCTGGCGATCGAGACCGTGACGCTGGCCGATCCCGGCCCCGGCGAGGTGAAGGTGGCGGTGAAGGCCTGCGCCATCTGCCATTCCGACATCATCTTCGCCGAGGGCGGCTGGGGCGGCGAGCTGCCGATGGTGCTCGGCCACGAGGCGGCCGGCGTCGTCGAGACGGTCGGGCCGGGGGTGACGGGCATCGCGCCCGGCGACCACGCGGTGGTGACGCTGATCCGCTCCTGCGGGAACTGCCACTACTGCTCTGGCGGGCACCAGGTGCTGTGCGAGGAGGTCTTCCCGCTCGACCGGCAGTCGCCGATCTCGAACCGAACGGGCGAGACGGTGGGACACGGGTTGCGAACGGGGGCATTCGCGGAAAAGGTCGTGGTGGAAAAGAGCCAGGTCGCCGTCATCCCGAAGGATATCGCCTTCGAGGCGGCATCCCTGCTGGCCTGCGGCGTGATAACGGGTTTCGGTGCGGTGACCAACACGGCGCAGGTGCCCGCCGGCGCCCACGTGGCGGTGATCGGCTGCGGCGGCGTCGGGCTGAACGCGGTGCAGGGGGCGCTGGCCGCCGGTGCGAAGACCATTATCGCGATCGATCTTTCCAGTGACAAGTTAAGGGTGGCGGAACGGTTCGGCGCGACGCTGACGCTCGATCCGGTCGATCCCGGCCACCGCGACGCGCTGCTGGCGGCGACGGACGGGCGGGGCGTCGATTACTGCTTCGTCACTGTGGGAGCGAAGCCGGCCATCGACGGGGCTTCGCAATACATCACCAGGAACGGCGCCGTCGTCATCGTCGGCATGCCGCCTTCGGGGGTGAGGGGCGAATACGACCCCGGCACGCTGGCCGGCTGGGGCCAGCGCATCATCGGCTCGAAGATGGGCTCGGCACAGGTGGCGCGCGACATTCCCGAACTCGTGGCGCTCTACCAGGCGGGCCGGCTGAAGCTGGACGAACTGGTGACGGGGCGGTTCACGCTGGAGAGGATCAACGACGCGATCGCGAGCACGAAGCGCGGCGAGGCGTTGCGCAACGTGGTGGTTTTCGATTGAGTCGGGGCGCGGGAGGCAGAGCATGAAGATCGCGGACGTCGAAACCTTCATCGTCGGCACGCCGGAGGGCGCGCCGGGCGGGCGCTATTTCATCTTCGTCAAGCTGACGACGGATGGCGGCGTGACCGGCTGGGGCGAGGCCTACGGCGCGAGTTTCGGGCCGAAGGTGATGGCGGCGGCGATCGAGGACGCGGCGGCCCGCCATCTCGCCGGGCACGACCCGCACGACATCGAGGCGTTCTTCCGGCGTTGTTATTCCTCGGGCTTCACGCAGCGGCCGGACCTGTCGATGATGGCCTGCTACTCGGCGCTGGAAATGGCCTGCTGGGACATCGTCGGCAAGGAGGCCGGCAAGCCGGTCTGGAAGCTGATCGGCGGGCGGGTGCACGAGGCGCTCCGGTCCTACACCTATCTCTATCCCGCGAAGGGCTCGATCTATCCCGACGAGACCAGCGGCAGGTCCGTCTACAACGACCCGGAGCTGGCGGCGGAAAACGCCGTCCACTGGGTGGAGCAGGGCTTTACGGC
This portion of the Oricola thermophila genome encodes:
- a CDS encoding Zn-dependent alcohol dehydrogenase encodes the protein MPETIRAAVCREFDKPLAIETVTLADPGPGEVKVAVKACAICHSDIIFAEGGWGGELPMVLGHEAAGVVETVGPGVTGIAPGDHAVVTLIRSCGNCHYCSGGHQVLCEEVFPLDRQSPISNRTGETVGHGLRTGAFAEKVVVEKSQVAVIPKDIAFEAASLLACGVITGFGAVTNTAQVPAGAHVAVIGCGGVGLNAVQGALAAGAKTIIAIDLSSDKLRVAERFGATLTLDPVDPGHRDALLAATDGRGVDYCFVTVGAKPAIDGASQYITRNGAVVIVGMPPSGVRGEYDPGTLAGWGQRIIGSKMGSAQVARDIPELVALYQAGRLKLDELVTGRFTLERINDAIASTKRGEALRNVVVFD
- a CDS encoding elongation factor G; protein product: MRCFSILGPSQSGKSTLANRLAALEGGGESLTTPNGLGVTEFSFLGETWCALDTPGSVEAIAQTLDALLASDACILCVSPDPNEAVLAAPHLRAIEASGTPCTLFINRIDEPKGRVRDIIAALQDYSNHPLVMRQVPIREGERIVGAVDLISERAWRYREGRPSTLVQIPEEMAEREHEARAELLEHLSEYDDRLLEELIEDQEPASEEVYAISARVLAENRVIPVMVGAAGNNNGMMRLMKALRHEAPPVDVLRRRLAGQTGSGDRAPAAACLHAFHRTGIGKTVLLRALEDGVKQGTQAGGYALGALRGAASDKTLAGAMQKAGQVVAAVKSDHLTVPSLVTADDAIAAPDWAEAPAPMLERILVPENERDETKLSGTLQKIAETDQGLAVRQEEGTGAQLVAAQGPLHMRQIVRTLAEVFNVPVSERPPSPAYRETITRTAEVHYRHRKQTGGAGQFADVKLTVRPNARGEGFTFAETVKGGAVPRNFIPAVEAGAREALARGPLGFQVVDVAVTLTDGQHHSVDSSDFAFRAAGRMGVAQALADAGAVLMQPIYRVEIRVPSVFSGSLVPIVSALKGQVLGFDRDEDARGWDIFRALMPGHALDELAHSLRSATQGIGWFSKCFDHFEELYGREADAIVRAHGAGKAA
- a CDS encoding antibiotic biosynthesis monooxygenase family protein, with the protein product MPLKPTETKPADSLYRVDRFVVPEIAREAFLQRLAVIRDFLAKQSGCLFNRIAESHREDGFITIMTIVEWSDRAAMENARTRAKAFYAETGFDPRAFMLEHGIDPEFGLFVDIRPRSAR
- a CDS encoding acyl-CoA thioesterase yields the protein MTKATAADTPKGELTLRTLAMPGDTNAAGDIFGGWVMAQMDLASGIRGAEIAGGRVVTAAVNEMSFAMPVKVGDTLCIYTDVERIGRTSMVLLVEAWAQRYLSHVMEKVTDARFVMVALDADGKPTPVRR
- a CDS encoding BrnA antitoxin family protein, with protein sequence MAYPPRRTASARDRAESLFKAATTKPSDVPAPTARTAPPPARESVTLRIDSDVLAFFQDEGPGWQGRMNAALRKAAGLG
- a CDS encoding ArnT family glycosyltransferase — protein: MDSQAEIRSDTARGNAAKVAGILPSMRWLFAMLVPLAAFKGAQVFIAPPTADEAYYWLWGQHLALSYYDHPPLAAWLQRLSAELFGWNLFALRAAPLASFAGCLWILWFWAKRLAGQEHAMRAFLAGTVAWLSMPMLMRFQSIAHQDHLLVFFGIATAHFWALFLSGHEAGRRAWRYYYAGCIALGLAGLSKYNAVFIGLGFAAWALFSARGRRLLASPHPWIGAAIAVAMQAPVIAWNVEQGWPSFRYNLDERIGYSNFDSPAGNLGIFLYSSLLMLSPVMAVGLARFVTGGGLIRTSFESVGRAVFTVSTLITIALCLSNTVLHYWNLPAYLFLLPAAVFYLRSRMEFTLHALYGILMAIWFVGMHAIYPVYKVNGGDLRDNDISFGLDEIAAIVEEEEARLGADMVMTTDYRTASLLSFAAKRLDIEKIGRRRDQFDFWFDPSAHKGQNALVLVDDYLPEQELVTEVFEKVTPIREFTIRRHGLDIHTYRLVWAENYSGSGPH